In a genomic window of Suricata suricatta isolate VVHF042 chromosome 12, meerkat_22Aug2017_6uvM2_HiC, whole genome shotgun sequence:
- the LAMB2 gene encoding laminin subunit beta-2 isoform X1: MCQPCQCNNNVDPRDPAACNLHNGHCQHCLHHSHGPGCARGRPDFHRSALCPGCSCDPPGPCSCTVPHLGLKPAFATRPKGVEWMNSHKIWIQSLPLLSAASTHFHTGKLRQHFSMERASGGPRRDLWGLPGPWELRLGLLLSVLATALAQALAPDVPGCSRGSCYPATGDLLVGRADRLTASSTCGLHGPQPYCIVSHLLDEKKCFLCDSRRPFSARDNPNSHRIQNVVTSFAPQRRTAWWQSENGVPVVTIQLDLEAEFHFTHLIMTFKTFRPAAMLVERSADFGRTWHVYRYFSYDCGADFPGVPLAPPRHWDDVVCESRYSEIEPSTEGEVIYRVLDPAIPIPDPYSPWIQNLLKITNLRVNLTRLHTLGDNLLDPRREIREKYYYALYELVVRGNCFCYGHASQCAPAPGAPAHAEGMVHGACVCKHNTRGLNCEQCQDFYHDLPWSPAEDGHSHACRKCECHGHAHRCHFDMAIYLASGNVSGGVCDGCQHNTAGLHCELCRPFFYRDPTKDLRDPAVCRSCDCDPMGSQDGGRCDPHDDPALGLVSGQCRCKEHVVGSRCQQCRDGFFGLSASDPAGCQRCQCDARGTVPGVTSCDPNSGTCFCKRLVTGHGCNRCLPGHWGLSHDLLGCRPCDCDVGGAMDPQCNEATGQCRCRQHMVGRRCEQVQPGYFRPFLDHLTWEAEDTRGKVLDVVERLATPGGTSSWTGRGFVRLQEGQALEFLVTSVPRAMDYDLLLRLEPQIPEQWVEMEVVVQRPGPVSAHGPCGHVLPKDDHIPGTLQPESRYMIFPRPVCLEPGISYKLHLKLLRTGGSAQAEVPYSRPSLLIDSLVLLPRVLVLEMFSGGDAAALERRATFERYRCHEEGLVPSKTLPSSACAPLLISLSALLYNGALPCQCDPQGSLSSECNPHGGQCLCKPAVVGRRCDHCAPGFYGFGPTGCQACQCSPEGALSGLCEGTSGQCPCRTGAFGLRCDRCQRGQWGFPNCQPCVCNGHADECDTHTGTCLACRDHTGGEHCERCIAGFHGDPRLPYGGQCRPCPCPEGPGSRRHFATSCHRDGYSQQIMCHCKAGYTGLRCEACAPGHFGDPSRPGGQCQPCECSGNIDPMDPDACDPRTGQCLRCLYHTEGPHCAHCKPGFHGQATQQSCHRCTCNLLGTDPQQCPSTDRCHCDPSSGQCPCLPNVQGPSCDRCAPNFWNLTSGHGCQPCACHPSRARGPTCNEFTGQCHCRAGFGGRTCSECQELHWGDPGLQCRACDCDPRGIDTPQCHRSTGHCSCRPGVSGVRCDQCARGFSGVFPACHPCHTCFGDWDRVVQDLAARTRLLEQRAQELQQMGVLGAFESRFWNMQEKLGTVQGIVGARNTSAASTAQLVEATEELRREIGEATEHLTQLEAELTDVQDQNFNANHALSSLERDGLALNLTLRQLDQHLDLLKHSNFLGAYDSIRHAHSLSAEAERRANTSALTVPSPVSNSADTRHRTEVLMGAKREDFNRKHMANQQALGELSARTQSLSLTGINELVCGPPGDAPCATSPCGGAGCLDEDGKPRCGGLGCNGAVAMADLALGRARHTQAELQRALAEGGGILRQVAETRRQAGEAQQRAQAALDKANASRGQVEKANQELRELIQSVKDFLSQEGADPDSIEMVATRVLELSIPASPEQIQHLAGAIAERVQSLADVDTILARTVGDVRRAEQLLQDARRARSRAEGEKQKAETVQAALEEAQRAQGAAQGAIQGAIVDTQDTERTLHQVQEKMAGAEQALSSAGERAQKLDGLLEALKLKRAGNSLAASSAEETAASAQGRAREAEQLLQGPLGDQYQTVKALVERKAQGVLAAQARAEQLRDEARGLLQAAQDKLQRLQELEGTYEENERALEGKAAQLDGLEARMRSVLQAINLQVQIYNTCQ, translated from the exons ATGTGCCAGCCCTGTCAGTGCAACAATAATGTAGATCCCCGCGATCCTGCTGCCTGCAACCTCCACAATGGACACTGCCAGCACTGTCTGCACCACAGCCATGGTCCTGGCTGTGCCCGTGGCAGGCCTGACTTCCATCGCAGTGCTCTGTGCCCAG GCTGTAGCTGTGACCCCCCGGGGCCCTGTTCCTGCACAGTGCCCCATCTCgggctgaagcctgcttttgCAACCAG GCCAAAAGGTGTGGAATGGATGAATAGCCATAAGATCTGGATTCAGTCCCTGCCTCTGTTGTCAGCTGCCAGCACCCATTTTCACACCGGGAAACTGAGACAGCACTTCTC GATGGAGCGGGCCTCAGGGGGGCCAAGGAGAGACCTGTGGGGACTGCCTGGGCCCTGGGAGCTTCGACTGGGCCTGCTGCTAAGCG TGCTGGCCACCgccctggcccaggccctggccccaGATGTGCCAGGCTGTTCGAGGGGAAGCTGCTACCCTGCCACAGGTGACCTGCTAGTGGGCCGTGCTGACAGACTGACTGCCTCATCCACCTGTGGCTTGCATGGCCCCCAGCCCTACTGCATCGTTAGTCACCTTCTG GATGAGAAGAAGTGCTTCCTGTGTGATTCCCGGCGCCCCTTCTCTGCTAGAGACAACCCAAACAGCCATCGCATCCAGAATGTAGTTACCAGCTTTGCACCGCAGCGCCGGACAGCCTGGTGGCAGTCAGAGAATG GTGTCCCCGTGGTCACCATCCAGCTGGACTTGGAGGCTGAGTTTCATTTCACGCACCTCATTATGACCTTCAAG ACATTTCGTCCTGCTGCCATGCTGGTGGAGCGCTCAGCAGACTTTGGACGCACCTGGCATGTGTACCGATATTTTTCCTATGACTGTGGGGCTGACTTTCCAGGAGTCCCACTGGCCCCCCCACGGCACTGGGATGATGTAGTCTGTGAGTCCCGCTACTCAGAGATTGAGCCATCTACTGAAGGCGAG GTCATCTATCGTGTGCTGGATCCTGCCATCCCAATCCCAGACCCCTACAGCCCATGGATCCAGA ACCTGCTGAAGATCACTAACTTACGGGTGAATCTGACACGGCTACATACGCTGGGAGACAACCTGCTTGATCCACGGCGGGAGATCCGTGAGAAATACTATTATGCCCTCTACGAGCTGGTTGTGCGTGGCAACTGCTTCTGTTATGGACATGCCTCACAGTGTGCACCTGCCCCAGGGGCACCAGCCCATGCTGAAGGCATG GTTCACGGAGCCTGTGTCTGTAAACATAACACTCGTGGCCTCAATTGTGAGCAGTGTCAAGATTTCTATCATGACCTGCCCTGGAGTCCAGCTGAGGATGGCCACAGTCATGCCTGTAGGA AGTGTGAGTGCCATGGGCACGCCCACCGCTGCCACTTCGACATGGCCATATATCTGGCATCTGGCAATGTGAGTGGAGGTGTATGTGATGGATGTCAGCACAACACAGCTGGGCTCCACTGTGAGCTCTGCCGACCCTTCTTCTACCGTGATCCAACCAAGGACCTGAGGGACCCTGCTGTGTGCCGCT CCTGTGATTGTGACCCCATGGGGTCCCAAGATGGTGGTCGCTGTGATCCCCATGACGATCCTGCTCTGGGGCTGGTCTCGGGCCAGTGTCGCTGCAAAGAACATGTGGTGGGCTCTCGCTGCCAGCAGTGCCGTGATGGCTTCTTTGGGCTCAGTGCCAGTGACCCTGCAGGCTGTCAGC GATGTCAGTGTGATGCACGAGGCACGGTGCCTGGGGTCACTTCTTGTGACCCCAACAGTGGAACCTGTTTCTGCAAGCGTCTAGTGACTGGACATGGCTGCAACCGCTGCCTG cctggccaTTGGGGCCTGAGCCATGACCTGCTTGGCTGCCGTCCGTGTGATTGCGACGTGGGTGGCGCCATGGATCCCCA GTGTAATGAGGCCACAGGTCAGTGCCGCTGCCGCCAGCACATGGTGGGGCGACGCTGTGAGCAGGTACAGCCTGGCTACTTCCGGCCTTTCCTTGACCACCTAACTTGGGAGGCTGAAGACACCCGAGGAAAG GTGCTGGATGTGGTGGAGCGCCTCGCGACCCCTGGTGGGACTTCATCCTGGACAGGCCGGGGCTTTGTTAGGCTGCAGGAAGGTCAGGCACTGGAGTTCCTGGTGACATCTGTGCCAAGAGCCATGGATTATGATCTGCTGCTGCGCttggagccccag ATCCCTGAGCAGTGGGTAGAGATGGAAGTGGTTGTGCAACGCCCAGGGCCTGTGTCTGCCCACGGCCCGTGTGGGCATGTGCTGCCCAAGGATGACCACATTCCAGGGACTCTGCAACCAGAAAGCAG GTATATGATATTTCCCAGACCTGTCTGCCTTGAGCCTGGCATCTCCTATAAGCTGCATCTGAAGCTGCTGCGAACAGGGGGAAGTGCCCAGGCTGAGGTTCCCTACTCTAGACCCAGCCTGCTCATTGACTCG TTAGTGCTGCTTCCCCGTGTCCTGGTGCTGGAGATGTTTAGTGGGGGTGACGCTGCTGCCTTGGAGCGCCGTGCCACCTTTGAACGCTACCGTTGCCATGAGGAGGGTCTGGTGCCCAGTAAGACCCTTCCTTCATCAGCCTGTGCCCCCCTCCTCATCAGCCTGTCTGCCCTCCTCTACAATGGTGCCTTGC CCTGTCAGTGTGACCCCCAGGGTTCACTGAGTTCTGAGTGCAATCCCCATGGTGGTCAGTGCCTGTGTAAACCTGCAGTGGTTGGGCGCCGCTGTGATCACTGTGCCCCTGGCTTCTATGGATTTGGCCCCACAGGTTGTCAAG CCTGCCAGTGCAGCCCCGAGGGGGCACTCAGTGGCCTATGTGAAGGGACCAGTGGGCAATGCCCCTGCCGAACTGGTGCCTTCGGGCTTCGCTGTGATCGCTGCCAGCGTGGCCAGTGGGGATTTCCTAACTGCCAGCCATGTGTCTGCAATGGGCATGCAGATGAATGCGACACCCATACAGGCACTTGTCTGGCCTGCCGTGATCACACAGGGGGTGAGCACTGTGAAAG GTGCATTGCTGGCTTCCACGGGGACCCACGGCTACCATATGGAGGCCAGTGCcggccctgtccctgccctgaaGGCCCTGGGAGCCGGCGGCACTTTGCTACTTCTTGCCATCGGGATGGGTACTCCCAGCAGATCATGTGCCACTGTAAGGCAGGCTACACAG GGCTGCGGTGCGAAGCTTGTGCCCCTGGGCACTTTGGGGACCCATCAAGGCCAGGTGGCCAGTGCCAGCCCTGTGAGTGCAGTGGGAACATTGACCCCATGGACCCTGATGCCTGTGATCCCCGCACGGGGCAATGCCTGCGCTGCTTATACCACACGGAGGGGCCACACTGTGCCCACTGCAAGCCTGGCTTCCATGGGCAGGCCACCCAACAGAGCTGTCACC GCTGCACCTGCAACTTACTGGGCacagatccccagcagtgcccaTCCACTGACCGGTGCCACTGTGACCCAAGCAGTGGGCAGTGCCCATGCCTCCCCAATGTCCAGGGCCCTAGCTGTGACCGCTGTGCCCCCAACTTCTGGAACCTGACCAGTGGCCATGGCTGTCAGCCCTGTGCCTGCCACCCAAGCCGAGCCAGAGGCCCCACCTGCAACGAG TTCACAGGGCAGTGCCACTGCCGTGCTGGCTTTGGTGGACGAACCTGTTCTGAGTGCCAGGAGCTCCACTGGGGAGACCCTGGGTTGCAGTGCCGCG CCTGTGATTGTGACCCTCGTGGAATAGACACGCCTCAGTGTCACCGCTCCACAGGCCATTGTAGCTGTCGCCCAGGCGTGTCTGGTGTGCGCTGTGACCAGTGTGCCCGTGGCTTCTCAGGGGTCTTTCCTGCTTGCCACCCATGCCACACATGCTTCGGGGACTGGGACCGTGTGGTACAGGACTTGGCTGCCCGTACGCGGCTCCTAGAGCAGCGGGCACAGGAGCTGCAGCAGATGGGTGTGCTGGGTGCCTTTGAGAGCCGCTTCTGGAATATGCAGGAGAAGTTGGGGACTGTACAGGGGATTGTGGGTGCCCGCAACACCTCAGCTGCCTCTACTGCACAGCTCGTGGAGGCCACAGAGGAGCTGCG GCGTGAAATTGGGGAGGCCACTGAGCACCTGACCCAGCTGGAGGCAGAACTGACTGATGTGCAGGATCAGAACTTCAATGCCAACCATGCACTGAGCAGTCTGGAGCGAGATGGGCTTGCACTTAATCTCACACTGCGGCAGCTGGACCAGCATTTGGACCTGCTCAAGCATTCAAACTTCCTGG GTGCCTATGACAGCATCCGCCATGCCCACAGTTTGTCTGCAGAGGCGGAACGTCGTGCCAACACATCAGCCCTGACAGTGCCCAGCCCTGTGAGCAACTCAGCAGATACCCGGCACAGGACAGAGGTGCTGATGGGTGCCAAGAGGGAGGACTTCAACCGCAAACATATGGCCAATCAGCAGGCACTAGGCGAGCTCTCTGCCCGTACACAGTCCCTGAGCCTGACAGGCATCAATGAATTG GTGTGTGGGCCCCCAGGGGATGCGCCCTGTGCAACAAGCCCTTGCGGGGGTGCTGGCTGCCTGGACGAGGATGGGAAACCCCGCTGTGGGGGCCTCGGCTGCAACGGGGCAGTAGCCATGGCAGACCTGGCACTTGGTCGGGCCCGGCACACACAGGCAGAGCTGCAGCGGGCACTGGCAGAAGGTGGCGGCATCCTCAGACAGGTGGCTGAGACCCGTCGGCAGGCAGGAGAGGCACAGCAGCgagcccaggcagccctggacaAGGCAAATGCTTCCAGGGGACAGGTGGAGAAGGCCAATCAAGAACTTCGGGAACTTATCCAGAGTGTGAAAGACTTCCTCAGCC AGGAGGGGGCTGATCCTGATAGCATTGAGATGGTGGCCACACGAGTGCTAGAGCTCTCCATCCCAGCATCACCTGAACAAATCCAGCACCTGGCAGGCGCAATTGCAGAGAGGGTCCAGAGCCTGGCAGATGTGGACACAATCCTGGCACGCACTGTGGGAGATGTGCGTCGGGCAGAACAGCTATTGCAAGATGCACGGCGGGCAAG GAGTCGTGCTGAGGGTGAGAAACAGAAGGCAGAAACTGTACAAGCAGCACTGGAGGAAGCCCAGAGGGCACAGGGTGCTGCTCAGGGTGCCATCCAAGGGGCGATAGTTGACACACAGGACACAGAGCGGACACTGCATCAG GTGCAGGAGAAGATGGCAGGTGCAGAGCAGGCACTGAGCTCTGCAGGCGAGCGGGCTCAGAAATTGGATGGTCTTCTGGAAGCTCTGAAATTGAAACGAGCAGGGAATAGTCTGGCAGCCTCCAGTGCTGAAGAAACAGCAGCCAGTGCCCAGGGTCGTGCCAGAGAGGCTGAGCAG CTGCTGCAGGGCCCACTAGGTGACCAGTACCAAACAGTGAAGGCCTTGGTGGAGCGCAAGGCCCAGGGTGTGCTGGCTGCACAGGCACGGGCCGAGCAACTTCGGGATGAAGCTCGAGGCTTGTTGCAGGCTGCTCAGGACAAGTTGCAACGGCTACAAG AGCTGGAGGGCACCTATGAAGAGAATGAGCGGGCACTGGAAGGCAAAGCAGCCCAGCTGGATGGGCTGGAAGCCAGGATGCGTAGCGTGCTTCAAGCCATCAACTTGCAGGTTCAGATCTACAACACCTGCCAGTGA